In Daphnia magna isolate NIES linkage group LG7, ASM2063170v1.1, whole genome shotgun sequence, a single genomic region encodes these proteins:
- the LOC123474169 gene encoding uncharacterized protein LOC123474169: MADQILKAIMKFLWIGKVERPNKTVVYRPVSQGGLGMVNTHLFYRSLFLCPMYKVLTGPNSPESSLLRYWMSFPLRTVLPLYKNNTVPVAVMKRPTYLQEPRHQIKQLFASSILVQGSPMVHRKTYNHWILEVTTLGKLEILRPNLDWPRIWKETAALPSNIRETMFLFNQRLLPTRTRCHRLDPSKDATCPICHQHPETDEHLTFQCPERHIVWSWLEGTIR; encoded by the coding sequence atggCTGACCAGATTTTAAAGGCtatcatgaaatttctatggattGGAAAAGTTGAAAGGCCGAACAAAACTGTAGTTTATCGTCCTGTTAGTCAAGGgggactgggaatggtcaacacacatcttttttaccgttcccttttcttgtgtcCTATGTATAAAGTCCTGACAGGCCCCAATAgtccagaaagctctctacttcgttattggatgtcctttcctcttCGAACCGTACTACCTCTCTACAAGAACAACACCGTACCCGTTGCAGTTATGAAGAGGCCCacttaccttcaggaaccccgGCACCAAATAAAACAACTATTTGCCTCTTCGATCCTGGTGCAGGGGAGTCCAATGGTGCACAGGAAAACATAcaaccattggatcctggaggtGACCACTTTGGGGAAGCTGGAGATCCTAAGGCCTAACCTGGATTGGCCacgtatctggaaggagactgcagccctgccAAGCAACATCAGAGAAACCATGTTCCTTttcaaccagcgacttctccctaccaggaccagatgccatcggttagATCCTTCCAAAGATGCAACATGTCCAATCTGCCATCAGCACCcagaaaccgatgagcatctgacATTCCAATGTCCTGAACGCCacatcgtttggagctggttggaaggaaccATACGTTAA